In Synechococcus sp. UW69, a single genomic region encodes these proteins:
- a CDS encoding ABC transporter permease, translating into MARWGLVIVGIYLLVALITPLLVAAGILPDANAGLENPIYSGPSWTHWCGTDRLGRDVCVRTMAGSGVALQVVLLAVGLALLVGVPLGMVSGYFGGAVDRLMVLLMDTLYTLPVLLLSVVLAFLLGKGIPNAAAALCVVYVPQYFRVVRNQTAQVKSELFVEAAQSLGAGPLWILRRYLFRNVITSVPVLLTLNAADAVLVLGGLGFLGLGLPETVPEWGGDLNLALAAVPTGVWWTALFPGLAMFVLVLGLSFLGEGIEAWVSGGEARPASD; encoded by the coding sequence ATGGCCCGTTGGGGCCTGGTGATCGTGGGGATCTACCTGTTGGTGGCGTTGATCACGCCCTTGCTGGTGGCTGCTGGGATCCTGCCGGATGCCAACGCCGGCCTGGAGAATCCGATCTATTCCGGGCCCAGCTGGACCCATTGGTGCGGTACCGACCGGTTGGGCCGGGATGTGTGTGTGCGCACCATGGCCGGTAGCGGTGTGGCGCTTCAGGTGGTGCTTCTGGCGGTGGGTCTGGCCCTGCTGGTGGGAGTGCCCCTGGGCATGGTGAGTGGGTACTTCGGCGGCGCTGTCGATCGCCTGATGGTGCTGCTGATGGACACGCTCTACACCCTGCCGGTGCTCTTGCTGTCGGTGGTGTTGGCGTTTCTGCTGGGCAAGGGCATTCCCAATGCCGCGGCTGCGCTTTGTGTGGTCTACGTGCCGCAGTATTTCCGCGTGGTGCGCAACCAAACCGCCCAGGTGAAGAGCGAATTGTTTGTGGAAGCCGCCCAGAGCCTGGGGGCGGGGCCGCTCTGGATTCTGCGCCGCTATCTGTTCCGCAACGTGATCACCTCCGTGCCGGTGCTGCTCACCCTCAACGCCGCCGATGCGGTGCTGGTGCTGGGGGGACTGGGATTTCTCGGCCTCGGCCTGCCGGAGACCGTGCCCGAATGGGGCGGGGATCTCAACCTGGCGTTGGCCGCGGTGCCCACCGGGGTGTGGTGGACGGCGTTGTTCCCCGGCCTGGCGATGTTTGTTCTGGTGCTGGGGCTGTCCTTCCTTGGCGAAGGCATCGAAGCCTGGGTGAGCGGCGGCGAAGCCCGGCCCGCGTCAGACTGA
- the chlG gene encoding chlorophyll synthase ChlG — protein sequence MSDARQLLGMKGASGTTNIWKLRLQLMKPVTWIPLIWGVICGAAASGNYQWRLDHVLAAFACMLMSGPLLAGFTQTINDYYDREIDAINEPYRPIPSGAIPLGQVKLQIWVLLLAGLGVSYGLDRWAGHSTPVVFLLALGGSFVSYIYSAPPLKLKQNGWLGNYALGASYIALPWWAGQALFGQLTWGTALLTLAYSLAGLGIAVVNDFKSVEGDRELGLQSLPVVFGIERASWISAGMIDVFQLAMVAVLIGIGQHFAAVLLVLLIVPQITFQDIWLLRDPVAFDVKYQASAQPFLVLGMLVTALAVGHSPLTQVM from the coding sequence GTGAGCGACGCGCGTCAGCTGCTTGGGATGAAAGGTGCCTCCGGCACCACCAACATCTGGAAGCTGCGGCTGCAGCTGATGAAACCGGTCACATGGATCCCCCTAATTTGGGGCGTGATCTGTGGGGCCGCCGCCAGCGGCAACTACCAGTGGCGTTTGGATCACGTGCTTGCCGCCTTCGCCTGCATGTTGATGAGCGGCCCCCTGCTCGCGGGCTTCACCCAAACCATCAACGATTACTACGACCGCGAGATCGACGCGATTAACGAGCCCTATCGGCCGATTCCTTCGGGAGCGATTCCTCTGGGCCAGGTCAAGCTGCAGATCTGGGTGTTGCTGCTGGCAGGCCTTGGGGTCTCTTACGGACTCGACCGCTGGGCTGGGCACAGCACCCCAGTGGTGTTTCTCCTGGCCTTGGGTGGCTCTTTTGTGAGCTACATCTACTCAGCACCTCCGCTGAAGCTGAAGCAGAACGGCTGGCTGGGGAACTACGCCCTTGGGGCCAGCTACATCGCCCTTCCCTGGTGGGCCGGTCAGGCCCTGTTCGGTCAACTCACCTGGGGCACAGCGCTCCTCACCCTCGCCTACAGCCTCGCTGGACTCGGCATCGCTGTTGTCAACGACTTCAAGAGCGTCGAAGGCGACCGCGAGCTCGGCCTTCAATCCTTGCCTGTGGTCTTCGGGATCGAACGTGCTAGTTGGATCAGCGCGGGAATGATTGATGTTTTTCAGCTGGCGATGGTTGCCGTCTTGATTGGGATCGGCCAACATTTCGCAGCGGTTCTGTTGGTTCTCTTGATTGTTCCTCAGATCACCTTCCAAGACATCTGGTTGTTGAGAGACCCCGTGGCCTTTGACGTCAAATATCAAGCCAGCGCCCAGCCGTTCCTGGTGCTCGGAATGCTGGTGACCGCATTGGCTGTGGGCCACAGCCCCCTGACCCAGGTGATGTGA
- a CDS encoding sensor histidine kinase KdpD, with amino-acid sequence MASRYRWRQRLLGSLQGQLQLATYLVVFLGFTGASSVGLLIGQRNLLANDRQLALQSIDLCDKAISGLQSDPARLEQELLFHSSVNTTLWIERNNGTLVRPRIHQSLSDAAIQTAMASNPGRAPGLQRTIDINNQRLLTELIKQLPDGSRLWMAQSVSSNLQALNNYLGLMIMVWGSCLAITLLSVSWVVRRVVQPLDQLNAATSQLTADTLANATLQLGEGPIEVMQLSRTYNSLLERLAQSWSHQRQFVSAVSHELRTPLTIVQGYLHRTIKRGDNLSPSQVKGLQTAEEESIRMRRLLDDLLDLSRGDSGRLAIANEPVRLADQLEQVADLARNTLSRPLLLELPEDPAARDAMAQADPPRLRQVLLDLIENADKYSPNESPIRLVLRHSGSTSLIDVIDQGIGIPESEQNTVFERFQRGSNAPAKTGSGLGLSVVKLLVEGMGGRIELQSRLGEGSCFTVILPS; translated from the coding sequence ATGGCGTCCCGCTACCGCTGGAGACAACGGCTGCTCGGCAGCCTCCAAGGCCAGCTGCAGCTGGCCACCTATCTCGTGGTCTTTCTGGGATTCACCGGGGCGTCCTCGGTGGGCCTGTTAATCGGTCAGCGCAATCTGCTGGCCAACGACCGGCAACTGGCCCTCCAGAGCATCGATCTCTGCGACAAAGCCATCAGTGGTCTGCAGAGCGACCCAGCACGGCTTGAACAGGAGTTGCTGTTTCACTCCAGCGTGAACACCACCCTTTGGATCGAACGCAACAACGGAACCCTGGTGCGACCCCGCATCCACCAATCCCTTTCGGACGCCGCGATCCAAACCGCGATGGCGTCCAACCCTGGCCGTGCGCCCGGGCTGCAGCGCACGATCGACATCAACAATCAACGATTGCTGACGGAACTGATCAAACAGTTGCCTGATGGCTCACGTCTCTGGATGGCTCAGAGCGTGAGCAGCAATCTCCAGGCGCTCAACAACTACCTGGGCTTGATGATCATGGTCTGGGGCAGCTGCCTGGCCATCACCCTGCTCAGCGTGAGCTGGGTGGTGCGGCGAGTGGTTCAGCCGCTCGACCAGCTCAATGCCGCCACCTCCCAACTCACGGCTGACACCTTGGCCAACGCGACCTTGCAGCTGGGTGAGGGCCCGATCGAGGTGATGCAGCTGAGCCGCACCTACAACAGCCTGTTGGAACGGCTGGCCCAGTCCTGGAGTCATCAACGCCAGTTCGTGAGCGCCGTGAGCCATGAACTGCGTACGCCCCTCACCATCGTGCAGGGCTATCTGCATCGCACGATCAAACGAGGCGACAATCTCAGTCCCAGCCAGGTGAAAGGACTGCAGACCGCCGAGGAGGAAAGCATCCGAATGCGACGGCTGCTGGACGATCTGCTGGACCTCTCCCGCGGCGACTCCGGCCGCTTGGCCATCGCCAATGAACCAGTGCGCCTCGCCGACCAACTGGAACAGGTGGCGGATCTGGCCCGCAACACCTTGAGCCGCCCCCTGCTGCTGGAGCTTCCTGAGGATCCAGCGGCCCGGGATGCCATGGCCCAGGCCGATCCACCCCGGCTGAGGCAAGTGTTGCTGGATCTGATCGAGAACGCCGACAAGTATTCCCCGAACGAGAGTCCGATCCGCCTGGTGCTGCGGCACAGCGGTAGCACGTCCTTGATCGACGTGATCGATCAAGGCATCGGCATCCCTGAGTCCGAGCAGAACACGGTGTTTGAGCGTTTTCAGCGCGGCAGCAACGCACCGGCCAAAACAGGCTCCGGCTTAGGTCTATCTGTTGTGAAGCTGCTGGTGGAGGGCATGGGCGGCAGGATTGAACTGCAAAGCCGCCTTGGCGAGGGCAGCTGCTTCACCGTGATCCTGCCGTCATGA
- a CDS encoding transglycosylase domain-containing protein, giving the protein MNRSRLQWALIAGTAAAVGVGAALGTRALTELVDATLPDARGIASFNRPGTITLLSTNGKVIQKLGPATREKVKPGTMPQTVAEAFIAAEDRRFYQHDGVDGWGIARAIVTNVRQGAVREGASTITQQLARTVFLSQDRTITRKLKEAALAMKLERQLSKQQILEQYLNYVYLGSGAYGVADAAWIYFSKTPDQLTVPEAAMIAGLPPAPSIYSPLVNPDLAREQRSIVLDRMAQAGFISTSEAERGRNSPLGLKPATPKYFNSAAPYFTTWIAQELPKLLTPEQLEVGGVKVRTSLNLDWQKKAQQVVRANAPFDTEGAMVSIDPGNGLVRVMVGGKDFSRSQFNRTILALRSPGSTFKLFPYAAAIDRGMKPETKVFDAKRCWNGYCPKNFGNKYYGNISLADALKNSLNTVAVQLQDIVGFDAVIDIANNFNIGTERPLGKYYPMAIGAYEQTILDMTAAYAGMANRGVFFTPSPFEEIRGPKNELLWSRRLSGNRGRRAVDSDVADTMNWMLQRVVTGGTGIAARLDDRQVAGKTGTSENTRDLWFIGSIPQLTTGVWFGYDDDRATKSTSGEAAWAWKQFMLQIKDEIPVRAFPDKPKLKRKMRLAVDPKTIAKPPKTKPKQEPKATSEPEVPQPTAETELELLNPTPVASPRRQTPYLWRNRSQDDNVDRQGRRWTRD; this is encoded by the coding sequence GTGAACCGTTCCCGCCTGCAATGGGCTCTGATCGCAGGCACTGCAGCTGCGGTGGGAGTGGGGGCTGCACTGGGCACGAGAGCTCTGACAGAGCTGGTGGATGCCACTCTTCCAGATGCCCGGGGAATTGCCAGCTTCAACCGACCGGGAACGATCACCCTGCTCTCCACCAACGGCAAGGTGATCCAGAAGCTGGGGCCAGCGACCCGCGAGAAGGTCAAGCCCGGCACGATGCCGCAAACGGTGGCAGAAGCCTTCATCGCCGCGGAAGATCGGCGCTTCTATCAGCATGACGGGGTGGATGGCTGGGGGATTGCCCGCGCCATTGTCACCAATGTCCGCCAGGGCGCTGTCCGGGAAGGGGCGAGCACCATCACCCAGCAACTGGCCCGAACCGTCTTCCTGAGCCAAGACCGCACCATCACACGCAAACTCAAGGAAGCGGCTCTGGCGATGAAGCTGGAACGCCAGCTGAGCAAGCAGCAGATACTCGAGCAATACCTCAATTACGTCTACCTGGGATCCGGCGCCTATGGCGTCGCCGATGCGGCCTGGATCTATTTCTCTAAAACCCCAGATCAGCTCACGGTTCCGGAAGCGGCGATGATCGCTGGGCTGCCCCCGGCACCATCGATCTATTCCCCCCTGGTCAACCCTGATCTAGCGAGGGAACAGCGTTCGATCGTTCTCGATCGGATGGCGCAGGCCGGGTTCATCTCCACCAGCGAAGCGGAGCGCGGTCGCAACAGCCCCCTGGGGCTTAAGCCTGCAACACCAAAATATTTCAACAGTGCAGCGCCCTACTTCACCACTTGGATTGCCCAAGAACTGCCCAAACTTTTAACTCCCGAACAACTTGAAGTTGGTGGGGTCAAAGTTCGCACCAGCCTCAATCTCGACTGGCAAAAAAAAGCTCAGCAGGTTGTTCGAGCCAATGCACCATTCGACACTGAAGGGGCGATGGTTTCGATCGATCCCGGCAACGGACTGGTGAGAGTGATGGTGGGCGGGAAGGATTTCTCCAGGAGTCAGTTCAATCGCACCATCCTGGCGCTGCGCTCTCCAGGTTCAACCTTCAAGCTTTTTCCTTATGCAGCAGCCATTGATCGGGGAATGAAACCCGAAACCAAGGTGTTTGACGCAAAGCGTTGCTGGAATGGCTACTGCCCCAAAAACTTTGGGAACAAGTACTACGGCAACATCTCCCTGGCCGATGCTCTGAAGAATTCACTCAACACGGTGGCTGTTCAACTGCAAGACATCGTTGGGTTTGATGCCGTCATTGACATTGCCAACAACTTCAACATCGGCACCGAGCGTCCTCTCGGCAAGTACTACCCCATGGCTATCGGGGCCTACGAGCAAACCATCCTCGACATGACTGCGGCCTATGCAGGCATGGCCAATCGCGGTGTGTTTTTCACACCCAGCCCCTTTGAGGAAATCCGCGGACCCAAGAATGAGCTTCTTTGGAGTCGGCGATTGAGTGGAAACAGAGGACGACGAGCGGTTGATAGTGATGTCGCCGACACCATGAACTGGATGCTGCAGCGGGTCGTGACCGGCGGCACGGGCATCGCCGCGAGACTCGATGATCGGCAGGTTGCCGGAAAGACAGGAACGTCAGAGAACACCCGCGATCTCTGGTTCATCGGTTCGATTCCTCAGCTCACAACTGGTGTTTGGTTCGGATACGACGACGATCGAGCCACCAAAAGTACGAGCGGCGAGGCCGCATGGGCTTGGAAACAATTCATGCTTCAGATCAAGGACGAGATTCCCGTCCGCGCCTTCCCTGACAAACCCAAGCTGAAACGAAAAATGCGTCTGGCGGTCGATCCAAAAACGATCGCCAAACCGCCCAAGACAAAACCCAAACAAGAGCCGAAGGCCACCTCCGAGCCTGAAGTACCTCAACCGACTGCAGAGACTGAACTGGAACTGCTGAACCCCACTCCCGTGGCATCTCCGCGTCGCCAGACGCCTTACCTATGGAGAAACCGCTCGCAAGACGACAACGTTGATCGCCAAGGACGCCGCTGGACCCGGGATTAA
- a CDS encoding MGMT family protein — protein MESSSSTFDQRVWSEVARIPHGRLATYGQIADLIGAYGCARQVGWALRRLKLPSTVPWHRVVNAQGRIAMSLSREGSDWMQRELLMAEGIPVDAEGRLPLRQFLWHPDAHAGA, from the coding sequence ATGGAGTCGTCTTCATCCACATTTGATCAGCGTGTTTGGAGCGAGGTGGCTCGCATCCCCCACGGTCGCTTGGCGACTTATGGCCAGATCGCTGATTTGATCGGTGCCTACGGCTGCGCGCGACAGGTTGGCTGGGCGCTGCGTCGCCTCAAGCTCCCATCCACCGTTCCCTGGCACCGCGTGGTGAATGCTCAGGGTCGGATCGCGATGAGCCTCAGCCGTGAGGGAAGTGACTGGATGCAGCGGGAGTTGCTGATGGCAGAAGGCATTCCGGTGGATGCGGAAGGACGCTTGCCCCTACGCCAGTTCCTCTGGCACCCGGACGCCCATGCTGGAGCTTGA
- the trmH gene encoding tRNA (guanosine(18)-2'-O)-methyltransferase TrmH yields MPLLPRRFERLKSVLNHRMADLTVLLEHVEKPHNLSAILRSCDAVGALEAHAVSFDGRPRTFNSTAQGSQKWVPLHDHPDTETAIRCLKERGFRLYGTHLGVNAKDYRECDFTGPTAFVLGAEKWGLTDQARDLMDEALFIPMRGMVQSLNVSVATATLLFEALRQRQVAGLAPTQGEGLKPEQYQQLLFEWSYPEVARWCQEQQRPYPALSEEGELMEELPRTVKLRC; encoded by the coding sequence ATGCCCCTGTTGCCGCGACGATTTGAGCGGCTGAAATCCGTGCTGAACCACCGCATGGCGGACCTCACGGTGCTGCTCGAACACGTGGAGAAACCCCACAACCTCTCCGCCATCCTGCGCAGTTGCGATGCCGTCGGGGCGCTTGAAGCCCACGCGGTGAGTTTCGACGGGCGTCCGCGCACCTTCAACAGCACGGCCCAGGGCAGCCAGAAATGGGTCCCCCTACATGACCACCCCGATACCGAAACAGCCATCCGCTGCTTAAAAGAGCGGGGGTTCCGCCTCTACGGAACCCATCTCGGAGTCAATGCCAAGGACTACCGAGAGTGCGACTTCACCGGACCCACAGCCTTCGTGCTCGGGGCGGAGAAATGGGGCCTGACCGATCAGGCCAGGGATCTGATGGATGAAGCGCTGTTCATCCCCATGCGCGGCATGGTGCAGTCACTGAACGTGTCGGTCGCCACCGCCACCCTGCTGTTTGAGGCGCTGCGCCAACGCCAGGTGGCCGGCCTGGCGCCGACCCAAGGCGAAGGGCTTAAGCCGGAGCAGTACCAACAATTGCTGTTCGAATGGTCCTACCCCGAGGTTGCTCGCTGGTGCCAAGAGCAGCAACGGCCCTATCCCGCCCTGAGTGAGGAGGGCGAACTGATGGAAGAGCTGCCTCGGACTGTGAAGCTGCGCTGCTGA
- a CDS encoding 16S rRNA (cytosine(967)-C(5))-methyltransferase → MVFLADSAPIGLLPRRLAWDVLQAVAAGAYADVALERLLRERDLKPSDRGLVTELAYGAIRQRRYLDAWLDRLGKVPASKQPPKLRWLLHVGLYQLLLMERIPDSAAVNTAVELAKTSKGLARLAPVVNGVLRAALRARDAGETLELPNDEAAQLAQAHSLPDWFTQLLLDWRGSEGAEAVASACNRVPDLDLRVNRLRSSPQQVQQALAAVGISCEPIVDCPDGLRISGHSGDLRHWPGYAEGHWCVQDCSAQWIAPLLQPQPGDRILDACAAPGGKATHLAELVGDQAEIWAVDRSPGRLKRVAANAARLGLASIHALAADATNLLEEHPQWRESFQRILIDAPCSGLGTLARHPDARWRVTPQSIRGLLPQQQALLDGLVPLLAPAGSLVYATCTIHPDENHAQVQALLKRHPSLRLEEESQRWPDQASGGDGFYSAVLQRV, encoded by the coding sequence GTGGTGTTCTTGGCTGATTCGGCTCCGATTGGACTGCTGCCGCGCCGCCTCGCCTGGGATGTGTTGCAGGCAGTTGCGGCTGGGGCCTATGCCGATGTGGCGTTGGAGCGGTTGCTGCGGGAGCGGGATCTCAAACCCTCGGATCGAGGCTTGGTGACCGAGCTGGCTTATGGCGCCATCCGTCAACGCCGCTACCTCGATGCCTGGCTGGATCGGCTGGGCAAAGTTCCCGCGTCGAAGCAGCCGCCCAAGCTGCGCTGGCTGTTGCACGTGGGTCTCTATCAACTGCTGCTGATGGAGCGGATTCCAGATTCAGCAGCGGTGAACACCGCCGTTGAATTGGCCAAAACCAGCAAGGGGCTGGCACGGCTGGCTCCCGTGGTGAATGGGGTTCTGAGGGCGGCGCTGCGGGCGCGGGATGCCGGCGAAACCCTTGAGCTGCCGAATGATGAGGCGGCTCAGCTGGCCCAGGCCCATTCCCTTCCAGATTGGTTCACCCAGCTGTTGCTCGACTGGCGCGGTTCGGAGGGAGCCGAGGCAGTGGCGAGCGCCTGCAACCGTGTGCCGGATCTGGATTTACGGGTGAATCGGCTGCGCTCGAGCCCGCAGCAGGTGCAGCAGGCCTTGGCAGCGGTAGGAATCAGCTGTGAACCCATCGTTGATTGTCCTGATGGCCTTCGCATTTCCGGTCACAGCGGCGACCTGCGCCACTGGCCCGGTTATGCGGAGGGCCATTGGTGTGTTCAGGATTGTTCGGCGCAATGGATTGCGCCTCTGCTGCAACCCCAGCCTGGGGACCGGATCCTCGATGCCTGCGCTGCGCCGGGCGGGAAAGCCACCCATTTGGCGGAATTGGTGGGAGATCAGGCTGAGATTTGGGCTGTGGATCGGTCTCCTGGACGGCTCAAGCGCGTCGCGGCCAATGCAGCTCGGCTAGGCCTTGCTTCCATTCATGCGCTTGCAGCGGATGCCACCAACTTGTTGGAAGAGCATCCCCAATGGCGTGAATCTTTCCAGCGGATCCTGATCGATGCTCCCTGCTCTGGGCTTGGCACCTTGGCCCGTCACCCCGATGCCCGTTGGCGGGTGACGCCGCAATCCATCCGCGGCCTTCTGCCCCAACAACAGGCTCTCCTGGATGGGCTTGTGCCGTTGCTGGCTCCCGCTGGATCGTTGGTTTATGCCACCTGCACCATTCATCCAGATGAAAATCATGCTCAGGTGCAGGCCTTGTTGAAGCGTCACCCCTCGCTGCGATTGGAGGAGGAAAGCCAGCGCTGGCCGGATCAAGCCAGCGGGGGGGATGGGTTCTATTCCGCTGTGCTTCAGCGGGTTTAG